One part of the Thermococcus radiotolerans genome encodes these proteins:
- a CDS encoding OPT family oligopeptide transporter, which yields MADANWKVGEASWKRKDSDETYREVTPAAIILGVIWGAFMAASFTYAGMIMGFTSGGSAIAAIVGWGVLRGILKKGTVVENNIVQTIASAVNISVSGVIFTIPALYIMGLHQEINTTYFFLATAAGAILGITFIIPLRKQMIEIDRLRFPTGTAVATVLKTPGSGIEKARLLFLGMAVSAAVYLVQQFPVLGLPEIIPEYVDLGAILHLPEWVSLAMALSLMVFGMGLITGRNGLIVLAGGILSYYIITPIVKTLGWLPSDVTGGAISGFVYANMTRPLGIGMLLGGSIAGLILSMPVIIVALRSIANASKLGTGRNEELPIKYLYAGITLAFLLLLVTTYQLGNLGIGRSLLTALVGVAWIFVAALLVAMSTGMTDWSPVSGLSLVSVMILLYLTGKQVPLTILLGATVGVAISGAADMMQDLKTGHLVGGIPSRQQKVELLTAWIGPIIALTVVGLIWKAYGIGNETVPAPQAMALKSMVDAILGGNVPVDKFIAGGILGFALSMSGIPGLGVLVGLSMYLPMLYILPYGLGCIVHEIAKRKKGNEFITEKVLPIAAGLMVGEAAMTLLFAVLTVMGVLHP from the coding sequence ATGGCGGATGCCAACTGGAAGGTTGGAGAAGCGAGCTGGAAGCGTAAGGATTCGGACGAGACCTACCGCGAAGTGACGCCCGCCGCCATAATTCTCGGCGTCATCTGGGGCGCCTTCATGGCCGCCAGCTTCACCTACGCGGGAATGATAATGGGCTTCACCTCCGGCGGCTCGGCCATAGCTGCCATCGTCGGCTGGGGAGTCCTCAGGGGAATCCTCAAGAAGGGAACCGTCGTCGAGAACAACATCGTCCAGACCATAGCCTCTGCAGTCAACATCTCCGTTTCGGGAGTCATCTTCACCATCCCGGCGCTCTACATCATGGGCCTGCACCAGGAGATAAACACCACGTACTTCTTCCTCGCCACCGCGGCCGGAGCGATACTGGGAATCACCTTCATAATTCCGCTGAGAAAGCAGATGATCGAGATCGACAGGCTTCGCTTCCCGACCGGAACTGCCGTTGCCACCGTCCTCAAGACCCCTGGAAGCGGAATCGAGAAGGCCAGGCTGCTCTTCCTCGGCATGGCTGTCAGCGCGGCCGTCTACCTCGTCCAGCAGTTCCCGGTGCTCGGCCTCCCGGAGATAATTCCCGAATACGTTGACCTCGGTGCCATACTCCACCTCCCCGAGTGGGTCAGCCTTGCCATGGCCCTCTCGCTGATGGTCTTCGGAATGGGCCTCATCACCGGAAGGAACGGTCTCATAGTCCTCGCCGGTGGAATACTTTCCTACTACATCATCACGCCCATAGTTAAGACCCTCGGCTGGCTCCCGAGCGACGTCACCGGCGGAGCGATCAGCGGCTTCGTCTACGCCAACATGACCAGACCGCTCGGTATCGGAATGCTCCTCGGCGGCTCGATAGCGGGCCTCATACTCTCGATGCCCGTCATCATAGTCGCCCTCAGGAGCATAGCCAACGCGAGCAAGCTCGGAACCGGCAGGAACGAGGAGCTCCCGATAAAGTATCTCTACGCCGGAATAACCCTTGCCTTCCTCCTCCTGCTGGTCACCACCTACCAGCTGGGTAACCTTGGTATCGGCAGGAGCCTGCTCACGGCCCTCGTCGGCGTCGCCTGGATATTCGTGGCGGCCCTGCTCGTCGCCATGTCCACCGGAATGACCGACTGGAGCCCGGTTTCCGGTCTCTCCCTCGTGTCGGTCATGATACTCCTCTACCTCACCGGCAAGCAGGTCCCGCTCACCATACTCCTCGGAGCCACCGTCGGTGTCGCCATCTCCGGCGCCGCCGACATGATGCAGGACCTCAAGACCGGCCACCTCGTCGGTGGTATTCCCTCCAGGCAGCAGAAGGTTGAGCTCCTCACCGCCTGGATAGGTCCGATAATAGCCCTCACCGTCGTCGGCCTCATCTGGAAGGCCTACGGAATCGGAAACGAGACCGTTCCTGCCCCGCAGGCCATGGCCCTCAAGTCCATGGTCGATGCGATCCTCGGTGGCAACGTCCCGGTGGACAAGTTCATCGCGGGAGGAATCCTCGGCTTCGCCCTCTCCATGAGCGGAATACCGGGACTCGGAGTCCTCGTCGGTCTGTCGATGTACCTGCCGATGCTCTACATTCTGCCCTACGGACTCGGCTGTATCGTCCACGAGATAGCCAAGAGGAAGAAGGGCAACGAGTTCATAACCGAGAAGGTGCTCCCGATCGCGGCCGGACTGATGGTCGGAGAGGCGGCTATGACGCTCCTCTTCGCGGTCCTGACCGTCATGGGAGTGCTCCACCCGTGA
- a CDS encoding fumarylacetoacetate hydrolase family protein: MIRLPFRDGFYELRPSKIICLGRNYAEHAKELGHEVPKEPVIFLKPPSSLISPKEAIILPRKSKEVHHEVELAVIIGKRGRRIPRERAMDYVLGYTILLDITARDLQWEAKRKGLPWTVSKGFDTFAPVGPRVVDKRELDVSDLELGLRVNGEIRQLARTSEMIFKIPEIIEYVSGIMTLEPGDIIATGTPAGVGPLRHGDRVEAWIDGIGTLEEDVLAEDSILC, translated from the coding sequence ATGATTCGCCTTCCATTCCGTGATGGCTTTTACGAGCTGAGGCCGAGCAAGATAATCTGCCTCGGCAGGAACTACGCTGAGCACGCAAAGGAACTCGGCCATGAGGTTCCGAAAGAGCCGGTGATTTTTCTCAAACCGCCGAGCTCCCTGATAAGCCCAAAAGAGGCCATAATCCTGCCGAGGAAGAGCAAGGAGGTCCACCACGAGGTTGAGCTGGCGGTGATAATAGGCAAACGCGGGAGGAGAATTCCAAGGGAGAGGGCAATGGATTACGTCCTCGGCTACACGATTCTGCTGGACATAACGGCTAGAGACCTGCAGTGGGAGGCCAAGCGAAAGGGCCTCCCCTGGACTGTCTCGAAGGGCTTCGACACCTTCGCCCCGGTTGGCCCGAGGGTGGTTGACAAACGTGAGCTGGACGTGAGCGACCTAGAGCTGGGCTTGAGGGTCAACGGCGAAATAAGGCAGCTCGCGAGGACGAGCGAGATGATATTCAAAATCCCGGAGATAATCGAGTACGTTTCGGGCATAATGACCCTCGAACCCGGCGATATAATAGCGACGGGAACCCCGGCCGGAGTCGGCCCTCTGAGGCACGGGGATAGGGTTGAGGCGTGGATAGATGGCATAGGAACGCTGGAGGAGGACGTCCTGGCCGAGGACTCGATACTGTGCTGA
- a CDS encoding GTPase, whose translation MKQRKAWRIVREVVDEADLIVEVVDARDPIGTRNRKLERLVQEEGKPLLIVMNKADLVPKEWAEEYKRKSDLPVVFISARERKGTGILRREIRKLAKPLLDEREKVKVALIGYPNVGKSTIINTLKGKKAVGTAPIPGYTKGKQLIRLSKKIWLLDSPGVVPIDDFDELVIKGGFPADKIDEPVKPALKLISRILETRKEALTEKFGIDKFESEEEILRMIGERRGLIKAGGEVDIEETARWFLREWQTGRFTLFGKEEKGGEDFTWDFEDVLDGIERDLLLDPRRILWKYGDELREKLDNRKRVGIREIEGFTVGIATGFKKCNGGIKLLERLTGKHVLASECFGKKWKGVVVIME comes from the coding sequence ATGAAGCAGAGGAAAGCGTGGAGGATAGTGAGGGAGGTAGTTGACGAGGCCGACCTCATCGTTGAGGTAGTTGACGCGAGGGACCCGATCGGGACGAGGAACAGAAAGCTCGAGAGGCTCGTCCAAGAGGAGGGCAAACCGCTCCTCATAGTCATGAACAAAGCGGATTTAGTGCCGAAGGAATGGGCGGAGGAATACAAGAGGAAGAGTGACCTTCCGGTCGTCTTTATATCGGCCCGCGAGAGAAAGGGAACTGGAATCCTGAGGAGGGAAATAAGGAAGCTCGCAAAACCCCTGCTCGACGAGAGGGAGAAGGTTAAGGTTGCACTCATAGGCTACCCCAACGTCGGCAAGAGCACGATAATCAACACGCTAAAGGGCAAGAAGGCCGTTGGCACTGCCCCCATACCGGGCTACACAAAGGGAAAGCAGCTGATAAGGCTCAGCAAGAAGATATGGCTCCTGGATTCGCCAGGTGTTGTTCCAATAGACGATTTCGACGAGCTGGTAATCAAAGGAGGCTTCCCGGCCGACAAAATAGACGAACCCGTCAAACCCGCGTTAAAGCTCATAAGCAGGATTCTTGAGACCAGAAAAGAAGCCCTCACAGAAAAGTTCGGAATAGATAAATTCGAGAGCGAGGAGGAGATTCTGAGGATGATAGGCGAGAGAAGAGGGCTGATAAAGGCCGGAGGCGAGGTTGACATCGAAGAGACGGCAAGGTGGTTCCTGAGGGAGTGGCAGACGGGTCGCTTTACCCTCTTCGGGAAGGAAGAAAAAGGAGGGGAGGACTTTACCTGGGACTTTGAGGACGTTCTTGATGGAATAGAGAGGGACCTCCTCCTCGATCCGAGAAGGATACTCTGGAAGTACGGCGACGAGCTGAGAGAAAAGCTCGACAACCGGAAGCGCGTTGGGATACGTGAGATAGAGGGCTTTACCGTCGGAATAGCGACGGGCTTCAAGAAGTGCAACGGGGGGATAAAGCTCCTCGAGAGGCTTACCGGCAAGCACGTTCTGGCGAGCGAGTGCTTCGGGAAGAAGTGGAAGGGCGTAGTTGTGATAATGGAGTGA
- the trm14 gene encoding tRNA (guanine(6)-N2)-methyltransferase: MRLLLTTSQGIEDLARAELESLLSGLGVPFRVEEKPLGVEGRVLAEIGEAFYTDEKGRKRELSVSTYLNERSRLLHRVIVEIASGRFEGIGEEEPERALKRIEEFVSGLPVERYVKVSESFAVRSFRKGEHRITSIDVSKTVGKAIFERLERFGTPRVNLDHPAVIFRAELIGEVFFLGVDTTGDSSLHKRPWRVYDHPAHLKASIANALIELAKPDGSPFIDPFCGSGTIPIELALRGYAGRIIGLEKYRKHLRGAEMNALSAGVLERIEFILGDATRLSEYVDSVDFAVSNLPYGLKIGRKSAIPRLYMDFFSELAKVLEKRGVFITTEKRAIEKAITENGFEIKHHRLIGHGGLMVHAYVIE, encoded by the coding sequence ATGAGGCTTTTGCTGACGACTTCGCAGGGGATTGAGGACTTAGCGAGGGCCGAACTTGAGAGCCTGCTCTCGGGCCTTGGAGTTCCGTTTCGGGTGGAGGAGAAGCCGCTCGGTGTCGAGGGCAGGGTTCTCGCCGAGATCGGCGAGGCATTTTACACCGACGAAAAGGGACGGAAGAGGGAGCTGAGCGTTTCAACCTACCTGAACGAGCGTTCGAGGCTCCTTCACCGGGTAATAGTCGAGATAGCGAGCGGGAGGTTTGAGGGGATAGGTGAAGAAGAGCCCGAGAGGGCGTTGAAGAGGATAGAGGAGTTCGTATCTGGACTCCCGGTGGAGCGGTACGTCAAGGTTAGCGAGAGCTTCGCCGTGAGGAGCTTCCGAAAGGGCGAGCACAGGATTACAAGCATCGATGTATCCAAGACCGTCGGCAAGGCGATATTCGAGCGTTTGGAACGCTTTGGAACTCCAAGAGTGAACCTCGACCATCCTGCGGTCATATTTCGGGCCGAACTGATAGGGGAGGTTTTCTTCCTCGGGGTTGACACAACCGGCGACAGCTCGCTCCACAAGAGGCCTTGGCGCGTTTACGACCACCCAGCGCACCTAAAGGCCAGCATAGCCAACGCGCTGATTGAGCTGGCGAAGCCGGACGGCAGCCCGTTCATCGACCCATTCTGCGGGAGCGGCACGATTCCTATAGAGCTGGCCCTGAGGGGCTACGCTGGAAGGATAATTGGCCTGGAGAAGTATAGAAAACACCTGCGCGGGGCCGAGATGAACGCCCTCTCCGCAGGGGTTCTGGAGCGGATAGAATTCATACTCGGCGACGCCACCAGGCTGAGCGAGTACGTCGATAGTGTCGACTTTGCCGTCAGCAACCTCCCCTACGGGCTGAAAATAGGTCGCAAAAGCGCCATTCCGAGGCTCTACATGGACTTTTTCAGCGAGCTCGCCAAGGTTCTTGAGAAGCGCGGCGTCTTCATAACGACGGAGAAAAGGGCGATAGAGAAAGCGATAACCGAGAACGGCTTTGAAATCAAACATCACCGCCTCATCGGCCACGGCGGACTCATGGTTCATGCCTACGTGATAGAATGA
- a CDS encoding ATP-binding protein — protein sequence MPITFVDRESELSFMKELWENDNSLLPIYGRRRVGKTRLVKEFIKDKPAVYHLARNSTYLDNLRDFAGAVLEKYPSPYLTPESFSSFADVFRYLGEKGKILVVIDEFPYLIQSDKRVLSEFQYIVDEVVRASKLHLILVGSSVGMMEEYVLSQRSPLYGRRDGQIRLEPLDFFSSWKLLGVDLEEVVRIYGVTGGIPAYLVLFNRFDDVKRLAFSKQGFLYAEGDFLLSSELREPRVYKLILKAIAEGKTRFNEISTFTGIPRSNLFKYIGVLERLGFLRRETPVTAPPKTRNTRYKIADNYIRFYFRFVERYRDEVELESLDFWGEFLEGYNSYLGGIFEDVARQFLIELNRAGRLPFRFMKIGRWWHKNEEIDLVALNEREKKALFVEVKWKCLSEEGVRRVLKGLERKAELVGLEGWEKNYGIVAKKIEDKGGLMKNGLLAWDLSDFAELLP from the coding sequence ATGCCAATAACTTTCGTTGATAGGGAAAGCGAGCTCTCCTTCATGAAGGAGCTCTGGGAAAACGACAACTCCCTCCTCCCGATATACGGGCGGAGGAGGGTGGGGAAGACCCGCTTGGTAAAGGAGTTCATCAAAGATAAGCCGGCCGTATATCACCTTGCCAGAAACAGCACCTACCTCGACAACCTGAGGGACTTCGCGGGGGCGGTCCTTGAGAAGTACCCGAGCCCTTATCTGACTCCTGAGTCGTTCTCGAGCTTTGCGGACGTTTTCAGGTACCTGGGAGAGAAGGGGAAGATTTTGGTTGTGATAGACGAGTTTCCCTACCTCATTCAGTCCGACAAGAGGGTTCTCAGTGAGTTCCAGTACATAGTCGACGAGGTCGTGAGGGCTTCCAAGCTTCACCTGATCCTCGTCGGTTCGAGCGTTGGCATGATGGAGGAGTACGTCCTGAGTCAGAGGAGCCCCCTCTACGGCAGAAGGGACGGCCAGATAAGGCTCGAACCCCTCGACTTTTTCAGCTCCTGGAAGCTCCTTGGAGTTGACTTGGAGGAAGTGGTGAGGATATACGGCGTAACCGGAGGGATTCCGGCCTATCTAGTCCTCTTCAACCGCTTTGATGACGTTAAGAGGCTCGCGTTCAGCAAGCAGGGCTTCCTCTACGCTGAGGGGGATTTCCTCCTTTCGAGCGAGCTGAGGGAACCGAGGGTCTACAAGCTCATCCTGAAGGCAATAGCCGAGGGAAAGACTCGTTTCAACGAGATAAGCACCTTCACGGGGATACCGCGCTCGAACCTCTTCAAGTACATCGGAGTCCTTGAGAGGCTGGGCTTTTTGAGGAGGGAAACGCCAGTAACTGCCCCTCCGAAGACCAGGAACACTCGTTATAAAATAGCCGACAACTACATCCGCTTTTACTTCCGCTTCGTGGAGAGGTACAGGGACGAGGTGGAGCTTGAGAGTCTTGACTTCTGGGGGGAGTTCCTCGAAGGGTACAACTCCTACCTTGGCGGGATATTCGAAGATGTCGCGAGGCAGTTTTTGATCGAACTCAACAGGGCTGGAAGACTGCCGTTCCGATTCATGAAAATCGGGCGCTGGTGGCATAAGAACGAGGAAATTGATCTGGTGGCACTGAACGAGCGGGAGAAGAAGGCTCTCTTCGTAGAGGTGAAGTGGAAATGCCTGAGCGAGGAGGGAGTGCGGCGAGTTTTAAAGGGTCTGGAAAGGAAGGCAGAACTCGTTGGACTGGAAGGCTGGGAGAAGAACTATGGAATAGTGGCGAAGAAAATCGAAGATAAGGGGGGACTCATGAAAAACGGCCTCCTCGCGTGGGATTTAAGCGATTTTGCCGAGTTGCTCCCTTAG
- a CDS encoding TIGR04076 family protein, producing the protein MERLEIAVIEIRGKCPVFNLGDRIVIEGPSVKLDETDAICTHAFASLLPYIVALRKGIKPSELGLGRGEKAYVQCLDPGPPYTDGGTVIFEITVVRDEAEESVEDSEGGS; encoded by the coding sequence ATGGAGCGGTTAGAGATTGCTGTAATAGAAATCCGGGGAAAATGTCCCGTTTTTAACCTGGGGGACAGAATCGTCATAGAGGGGCCCAGCGTCAAACTCGATGAGACCGATGCGATTTGCACCCACGCCTTTGCATCCCTGCTCCCATACATAGTCGCCCTGCGAAAGGGTATTAAGCCCAGCGAACTAGGCCTTGGCAGGGGAGAGAAAGCGTACGTTCAGTGCCTCGATCCCGGGCCGCCGTATACAGACGGTGGAACTGTAATCTTCGAGATAACGGTGGTGAGAGATGAAGCAGAGGAAAGCGTGGAGGATAGTGAGGGAGGTAGTTGA
- a CDS encoding BREX-1 system adenine-specific DNA-methyltransferase PglX, giving the protein MEMKKLVGNVLLTVGLVAGAITAARMPPMWGGLAVSLAVMGAGIVLRRQGAKEELHRAAQSGTGGVRELERLLTDAIGRIEKIMDAPAEKVTAELTKILEELDEFAEKAQPLRIEGLMTYGTIMSVFSKGERALNRAWSAFADGYEEEGRRYLRYGYDDLKETLSAVKALKV; this is encoded by the coding sequence ATGGAGATGAAGAAGCTCGTTGGAAACGTCCTGCTCACGGTAGGCCTCGTTGCCGGCGCGATAACCGCCGCCAGGATGCCGCCCATGTGGGGCGGCTTGGCCGTTTCCCTGGCCGTCATGGGGGCTGGAATAGTCCTCAGGCGCCAGGGAGCCAAGGAAGAGCTCCACAGGGCGGCCCAGAGCGGAACCGGCGGTGTCAGGGAGCTCGAGAGACTCCTCACCGATGCCATCGGTAGAATCGAGAAGATAATGGACGCCCCCGCCGAGAAGGTCACGGCCGAGCTGACGAAGATACTCGAGGAGCTCGACGAGTTCGCCGAGAAGGCGCAGCCCCTCAGGATAGAGGGACTCATGACCTACGGAACCATCATGAGCGTCTTCAGCAAGGGCGAGAGAGCCCTCAACAGGGCCTGGAGTGCCTTCGCGGACGGCTACGAAGAAGAGGGAAGGAGATACCTCCGCTACGGCTACGACGACCTCAAGGAGACCCTCAGCGCGGTCAAGGCGCTGAAGGTCTGA
- a CDS encoding DUF515 domain-containing protein, which produces MSEDIEAKIRRLRELGKASVEPEAPKTAKPPVKKPPKKPRPVGSIRERERKRRILIGASIVIIVILIISIGAYIYMENRAAEQLTQAKNKKLAEVNYYFKPGSELMNTTFGKNARDDLIRKINAAQTVDEVESIDVKAAYQSAWNQYQAYLEEQHRLEMERQLNQTKKEKISQIEAQFSQLLAMPLPDSLKKKVVDSMNSLEEQVMSATSEQQVEAVNADPYLLELWREYYYYIIDIIPTQNVILEKDNVKKIVSKSDAKAVLGGILDYKELIQYRVYKVEFVDIALVLSRDKINGAFLAPGDEIMIFAKNATNAPFREIVNEGYVELVLLPTEAGTISVNEAQSQTSSSSTSSSTQYSEQHDTQYTPGDASITNGQAISDIYSNSQTASQSASASYTYNVDLTEILKAIAAGKIQASEDVKEQLRAYGWEIVDLEKESGMLVLDPNTQFLVIVRVPSIFVPDILSNQQYIYIAKVAT; this is translated from the coding sequence GTGTCCGAGGATATTGAGGCGAAAATCCGCCGTCTTAGAGAGCTGGGTAAAGCCAGCGTAGAGCCTGAGGCCCCCAAAACGGCCAAGCCCCCTGTCAAGAAACCTCCCAAGAAGCCCCGCCCCGTGGGCAGCATAAGGGAGAGGGAAAGGAAGAGACGCATTCTCATTGGTGCATCGATAGTCATAATCGTGATTTTAATAATCTCTATAGGCGCTTACATCTACATGGAGAACCGCGCCGCCGAGCAGCTCACCCAGGCTAAGAACAAAAAGCTCGCGGAGGTTAACTACTACTTCAAACCCGGGAGCGAGCTTATGAACACGACGTTTGGAAAGAACGCCCGGGACGATTTGATCAGAAAGATAAACGCGGCCCAGACTGTGGATGAGGTCGAATCAATAGACGTTAAAGCCGCATACCAGAGCGCCTGGAATCAGTATCAGGCTTACCTTGAGGAGCAGCACCGCCTTGAAATGGAGAGGCAGCTCAACCAGACCAAGAAGGAGAAGATAAGCCAGATTGAGGCACAGTTCAGCCAGCTCCTCGCGATGCCGCTGCCGGACAGCCTCAAGAAGAAGGTGGTTGATTCGATGAACAGCCTCGAGGAGCAGGTCATGAGCGCCACCAGCGAGCAGCAGGTCGAGGCTGTCAACGCGGATCCGTACCTTCTCGAGCTCTGGAGGGAGTACTACTACTACATCATCGACATAATCCCGACCCAGAACGTCATCCTGGAGAAGGACAACGTCAAGAAGATAGTCAGCAAATCCGACGCAAAGGCCGTCCTGGGCGGAATACTGGACTACAAGGAGCTGATACAGTACAGGGTCTACAAGGTTGAGTTCGTTGACATCGCCCTCGTCCTCTCAAGGGACAAGATAAACGGTGCCTTCCTTGCTCCGGGCGATGAGATCATGATATTCGCCAAGAACGCGACCAACGCGCCATTCAGGGAGATAGTGAACGAGGGTTACGTTGAGCTAGTCCTCCTCCCGACGGAGGCCGGAACGATTTCCGTCAACGAGGCTCAGAGCCAGACAAGCTCATCGAGCACCAGCTCATCAACCCAGTACTCCGAGCAGCACGACACCCAGTACACGCCGGGAGATGCGTCCATAACCAACGGCCAGGCGATAAGCGACATCTACTCCAACTCTCAAACCGCCAGCCAGAGCGCCTCCGCCAGCTACACTTACAACGTCGATCTGACGGAGATACTCAAGGCGATAGCGGCCGGAAAGATACAGGCCAGCGAGGACGTCAAGGAGCAGCTCAGGGCCTACGGCTGGGAGATAGTTGACCTTGAGAAGGAATCCGGAATGCTCGTGCTCGACCCGAACACCCAGTTCCTGGTCATAGTAAGGGTTCCCTCAATATTCGTGCCCGACATACTCTCCAACCAGCAGTACATTTACATCGCTAAAGTTGCCACCTGA
- a CDS encoding CpaF family protein, which yields MPDEKKKKKESISWIDEILSGEDDLLENVLKEDKKKEEEEEHLPFVKEEGGVDLEEILSRPSPEEAITNRPTGADILGEILTKEEEVPKEEPKPAPKPKPPSTLQDILGSSVRAEETTYAGKAEVLDAYGNVRILRVKGEPVPIYEIRLPKLSREEEELFKRIKDRAITELQIDPSAFPDLEERRRVFMNAVRRMIKDEAPHFSEGRVEVLTEMIVQSMIGYGKLDPLVRDDNLEEIMVIGTGRPVYVWHRRFNMCKTNIVFPEEKEILNIIERIAREVGRRIDQQSPLLDARLPDGSRVNATIPPISLDGPTITIRKFKKDPLTIIDLIKYGTMNTEIAALLWIFVDGLGVKPANVLVAGGTGSGKTTTLNSLAMFIPPSERVITIEDTAELQLPVEHWIRLETRPPNVEGKGEITMDDLVKNTLRMRPDRIIVGEVRGPEARTMFTAMNTGHDGCMGTIHSNSARETIVRLESPPMSVPRIMIPALDIIIMQVRFHSRKKGTIRRITEIAEISGIEAESVQLNKLYKYDPAKDELIPTGVPSRTLNTLAHHTGMSISELEFEKEKRKIILDWMIEQGIRSIDKVGHYIRQFYIDEEALLKKIQAESSIETSKQVKNLI from the coding sequence GTGCCGGATGAGAAGAAAAAGAAGAAGGAGAGCATCTCATGGATTGATGAGATACTGAGCGGGGAGGACGACCTCCTTGAGAACGTCCTCAAGGAGGATAAAAAGAAGGAGGAAGAGGAGGAGCACCTCCCCTTTGTGAAGGAGGAGGGGGGCGTTGATTTAGAGGAGATCCTCAGCAGGCCCTCTCCAGAGGAGGCCATCACTAACAGGCCCACCGGTGCCGATATTCTTGGAGAGATACTCACCAAGGAGGAAGAGGTCCCCAAGGAGGAGCCAAAACCCGCCCCCAAGCCCAAACCGCCCTCAACCCTTCAGGATATCCTCGGTTCATCTGTTCGTGCGGAGGAGACGACCTACGCGGGGAAGGCCGAGGTTCTGGATGCCTACGGAAACGTCCGCATCCTCCGCGTTAAGGGCGAACCCGTCCCCATATACGAGATCCGCCTTCCCAAGCTAAGCCGCGAGGAGGAGGAGCTCTTCAAGAGGATCAAGGACAGGGCGATAACCGAACTCCAGATAGACCCCTCTGCCTTTCCAGACTTGGAGGAGCGCAGGCGCGTCTTCATGAACGCCGTCAGGAGGATGATAAAGGACGAGGCTCCCCACTTCTCAGAGGGCAGGGTCGAGGTCCTCACCGAGATGATAGTCCAGTCCATGATAGGCTACGGCAAGCTCGATCCCCTCGTCCGCGACGACAACCTCGAGGAAATCATGGTCATAGGTACAGGCAGGCCCGTTTACGTCTGGCACAGGCGCTTCAACATGTGTAAGACCAACATAGTCTTCCCCGAGGAGAAGGAGATACTCAACATCATCGAGAGGATAGCGAGGGAAGTAGGCAGGAGAATCGACCAGCAGAGCCCGCTCCTGGATGCACGCCTTCCGGACGGAAGCCGTGTCAACGCAACCATCCCACCGATCAGCCTTGACGGCCCCACCATAACCATCCGTAAGTTCAAGAAGGACCCGCTCACGATAATCGACCTCATCAAGTACGGAACCATGAACACCGAGATAGCTGCCCTGCTGTGGATATTCGTGGATGGCCTGGGCGTCAAGCCCGCGAACGTTCTCGTTGCGGGAGGTACGGGTTCCGGTAAGACCACCACGCTCAACTCCCTTGCCATGTTCATTCCGCCGAGCGAGCGCGTGATAACGATAGAGGACACGGCCGAGCTTCAGCTCCCGGTTGAGCACTGGATCAGGCTCGAGACGAGGCCGCCCAACGTCGAGGGCAAGGGCGAGATAACCATGGACGACCTCGTTAAGAACACCCTCCGTATGCGTCCCGACAGAATCATCGTTGGTGAGGTTCGTGGTCCAGAGGCCAGAACTATGTTCACTGCAATGAACACTGGTCACGACGGCTGTATGGGAACCATACACTCAAACAGCGCGAGGGAAACCATAGTCCGTCTGGAGAGCCCGCCGATGAGCGTTCCCAGGATAATGATACCCGCGCTGGACATCATCATAATGCAGGTCAGGTTCCACAGCCGGAAGAAGGGAACCATAAGGCGCATCACCGAGATAGCCGAGATCTCGGGCATCGAGGCCGAGAGCGTTCAGCTCAACAAGCTCTACAAGTACGACCCGGCCAAGGATGAGCTGATCCCGACAGGAGTTCCGAGCAGGACTCTAAATACTCTAGCTCACCATACGGGTATGAGCATATCCGAGCTTGAGTTCGAGAAGGAGAAGCGCAAGATAATCCTTGACTGGATGATAGAACAGGGCATCAGGAGCATTGATAAGGTTGGCCACTACATAAGGCAGTTCTACATAGACGAGGAGGCGTTGCTGAAGAAGATTCAGGCCGAGAGCAGCATTGAAACCAGCAAGCAGGTTAAGAATCTGATCTAA